TATTAGTACCTTTAGCTATAACTATTGCAAAAGCTTTAGGCTTTGAAGAAAAGGACAAAGGATATATTGGAATACTGCTTACTTTTATACTTTGTACTTCTATTCCAGCCTTTACTGTTTTACCTGCAAATGTTCCAAATATGATATTAGGTGGACTTACAAAAGAGATTTATGATTTTGAGCTTTTATTTTCTCATTATTTATTATCAAACTTCTTTGTTTTGGGTTTTTTAAAAAACATTATAATTGTTGCTTTAATATACCTATTTTTCAAAGATAAGATAAAACATAACAAACTAAAAAAAGAGAATAGCTCTTTTAGTAAAAATGAAAAAATAGTTATGATAACTCTTTCTATCATGCTTCTATTTTGGTTGACTGACTTTATTCATAAAATCTCACCTAGTGTAATAGCTATGATTGGAGTTTTATTTTTAGCATATCCAAGTATAAATATCATAAAAAGCAAAGATATAAATAGTATCAACTTTTCTTCTCTGATTTTTGTAGCTGCTATTATAAGTCTTGGAAGTATTGTTGCAAATAATGAGTTTATAAAAGAGAGTTTACTTAATATCATAAACTTATACACACCATCAGAACATGAGTTATATGACTATATAAAAATCACTACCTTGATGTCTTTAAGTGGGATTATTATCACGCAACCAACTATTCCAGCTATCTTTACTCCAATGGCAGAACACCTAAGTAGTATAAGTAGTTTTTCATTAAATGAAATCTTTATGATGCAAGTTGCTGCTTTTTCTAATGTTTATTTTCCATTTCAAGCTCCACCTTTAGCAGTGGGACTTGCTTTATCTGGAATCAAACAAAAATATATGTTAAAAGTAGTACTTGTGTTAGCTATTATCTCTATTGTGTTTTTATATCCTTTAGAGTTTTATTGGATGAAATTTATAGCGTAACTGTTTTAGTAGCTTTTAAAAGGTTTTTAACTAAAGTTCAATTTAGTAATGATATTCAATACTAATAATAAAATCTTTTGGAGTTACTTTGGGTTTAGAGTTTGCAATATATTTTTTAGCAGCATTTTTTGAAATATTAGGATGTTATAGTTTTTGGATGGTTTTTAAACTTCAAAAATCTTCTTTATGGCTTTTTACAGGTGTTGTCTCTTTAGTTTTTTTTGCCTATTTACTTACAAAAGTAAATTTAGAGTTTGCGGGACGAGCTTATGCTATTTATGGAGGTATTTATATTATCTCTTCTTTGGTTTGGCTATTTTTAGTAGAAAAACAAGCTTTTAATAAATGGGATATTATAGGTTCTTTAGTTGTATTTGCGGGAATTTGTATTATTCTTTTTGGAAATCAAAAAGCTATAAGTAGTATATAAATGAGAGTAATTAAACTCTCATTTTATTAGTTAGATTTTTTAACAAACTCTTGTTTTAGTTTGATTGCTCCAACTCCAGAAATCTTACAGTCGATATTGTGACCGTCATTTCCTTCTACAAGTCTGATACCTTTTACTTTTGTACCAACTTTAATACCAGAAGAGCTTCCTTTTACTTTAAGATCTTTGATAACTGTTACATCATCTCCATCTTGTAAAATCGTACCATTTGCATCTTTTACTACTAGTGTATCTTCATCTTCAGTTTCTACTGCATCTTTTGACCATTCGTGCGCACACTCTGGACAGATTAGTAAACTTCCATCTTCATAAGTATATTCACTATTACACTTAGGACAATTTGGTAATTGCTCCATTTCTTTCCTTTGACTTAATATAATTATAAGCGCATGTTATCATAAGTTTGGTTACATATGGGTTAATTATATATATCGAAGTATTGAGTTTACCTCATCCTCTTCTAAAGAAAAGCTTTTTATATCTAAGTCTTGTTGCATATGAGTTTTAGAAGTAGTTCCATTAAGTGGAGTTATTCCAAGATGATTTAAAAACTTATAAAATATTTGAGGAACTGTTCTTTTATAGTTCTTTGCTAAAGTTTGTATCTCATCAAGCTTTAGTAACTGAGGATTTGCCGTTAGTGACCAAAAACTTTGATACATAATACCTTTTTGTCTTGCAAACTCTCGTATTTCTTTATCGTAAGAAGTTTCAGCATAAAACCTGTTTTGTATCACCTTTGGTTTTACCTTTGCAATATCATAAAGATAGGCAAGTAAATTTATGTCATAACAATTTGAAATACCTATTTGCCCTACTTCACCAGAGATAACAAACTCTTCCATAGTCTTATATACTTTTATTAAATCTTCTAATGGAGCAAAAGGTGAATGAATAAGATAAGAGTCTATAAAATCTACTTTTAGATTTTGTTTTGATTTGTAAAATGATTTTTCAAGTTGAGTCAAAATATCATCACTAGCTTCATATGGCATATTTGTTCTATCTTGCCCTGCTATTGGAGTGAACTTTGTTTGTATAAAAATATCTTCTCTTTTTATACCATTTTTAATAGCATTTTCAAGCCCTATTCCAACTAAGTCTTCTCTGTAGTGTTTTGGTTGACAAGCAGTATCAATAGCTTTGAAACCACACAAAAGTGCTTCTTCTACTAAAGAAGCCGTATTCTCTTTTTTCCATGCTGTTCCATAAATCATATTTGGCATAATCAATCCTTTTAATTAAGGGCTTTATTTACAGCCTCAATTGCATGTATATATGTTGTATCAAATAGTTTTGTTTGAGTATCTTTTTGAGATACTAACATTCCTATTTCTGTACAACCTAAAATAACACCTTGTGCACCTTTATTTTCAAGTGAGTCTATTATTCGTAAGTACTCTTTTTTTGATGATTCTTTTATCTCACCTTTACATAACTCTTCATAAATGATTTCATGAACTATTTTTATATCTTCATCATTGGGAACAATTACTTCAATATCAAAATTATCTTGTATACTATTTTTATAAAAATCTTGTTGCATAGTAAAAGCCGTACCCAAAAGTCCTACTTTTTTAATACCATCTTCTTGAAGTTTTTTTCCAGTAGCATTTGCAATATGTAAAATAGGAATATCAATATTTTCTTGTATAGTAGGAGCTACTTTGTGCATAGTGTTTGTACATATAACTAGAAAGTTGGCACTTGCATTTTGAATATTTCTAGCAGCTTCGCTTAATATCTTTGCAGTTTCATCCCACTTTCCCTCGTGTTGAAGTTTTTCTATCTCACCAAAATCTACACTATAGATGACTACTTTAGCACTATGTAATCCACCAAGTTGTTTTTTAACTTCTTCGTTGATTTGTTTATAGTATAAAGCTGTACTTTCCCAGCTCATTCCACCAAGTAGTCCTATAGTTTTCATCTAATTCCTTATTTTATAGAGATATAAATCTCTATCTCATCTTCTTTTGCATACTTTTCAAAATCATAATTGTATGCTCTTTCATACTCGCAAGCTTCTGATGCAAAGTAATCCCAAACATCTTTCCATGCTTCAATTACTACTTCTGGAAACTCTCCATTTTTTGTAAATACTAAATATTTGTCTTTTTCTATAGTGATAGCATTTTTAGGTTTTGTAACTTCTACAGCAATAGTATAATCATAATCAGAGTTTACATCACTTTCATATTTGTTATAAACTCCATACATAGCCATAGATTTTGCTTTATTGAAAGTTTTACCTTCTATGTTTTCTTCTGCATATTTATCCCATAAGGCTGGAATCTGTGCAGTTTCTTCGTTTAGTTCTTTTTCATTGTTTGTTCTTGTTGTAATACCTGCTACATAAAATTTTTCTAAATATTTTACTTTCATTTGTCTCTTTCTTTTTTATTTATATTTATTATATTATCAAAAGAAAATAAAAGCAATTTGATAAGGTGAGGAAAAGATAAAATACATTGCCAAAAGGCAACGTATTATTTTTTATAGTAAGAGATTAAAGAGGCTTTAGCTAGAGCATGAGTATTTAAATAGTAACCTACAATTGCAGGGTTTGTATTTTTGTCTAAACCTAGTTTATCAGTATCTAAAGCATATACTGTAAAAATATATCTATGTGCTTTATCACCTTTGGGAGGACAAGCTCCACCAAAACCAGTTTTACCATAATTTGTAACACTTTGAATTATCTCTTTATCTTCTTTAGAACCAAAGCCTTTTTCTAAACTAAGTTTATCTTTTGGAATATCAAATACTACCCAATGCCACCAACCAGAACCAGTAGGAGCATCTGGGTCATAAACTGTAACAGCAAAAGATTTTGTTTCTTTTGGAGCATTTTCCCAAGCCAAATCAGGTGAAATATTTTCACCACTACAACCAAAACCGTTAAACTCTTGAGCTTTTGTTAGTTGTCCTTTTAAAGAACTACTTTTTAAAGTGAAGTTTTCTGCAAATAGACTAAGAGCTATAAAAGTTATAGCAAACAATATTTTTCTCATATATTTCCTTTTAGATTTTAAAGATAAGAGATTATAAAAGAAAATAAAAATTTAAGATATTAGAAAAACTCTAATTTTTGTTGTTTTTTATTTGTTTTGGAGTTAAGTTGTATTGTTTTTTGAAAGCTTGTATAAACCATGATAAGTTATCAAAGCCACACTCAATACAAACTTCACTTACATTTTTAGGTGTATTTTCTAAAAGTACTTTTGCTTTTTCTAGTCTCTTTAGAACTTGCCATTTTTTAGGAGTTGTATTATAAACCTCTTTAAACTTCTGCCTAAAAGCTAATGGAGTCATTTTTAACTCATCTGCTAAATCTAAGATATTATCCTCATAAGAGAAGTGTTTTTCAAGAAGTATTTTAAAAGAGTTATTTTTATAAATAGAGTATAAAAAACCTTTAAACTCTTTTGCAAGGGAACTATTCAAAATATTTAAAAAAGCCTCTTCTAGTTTTAGTTTTATTAGTTGGTCATTTTGTATTGCTGTATTTCTCATATAATCACAAGTTGAATCAATAAGTATTTTTAACTCTGCTGTTTTCTTTAACTTTAAAATATTTACTTCTGATATAAGCTCTTTTGAAAAAGTGATATTATATTTAGAGATAAACTCTAACAGTACTGAATCATCATAATTGAAAATCATCGCTTCATAATACTCATCTAAAACTTCGCTCATAAGATATGAACCACTTTTTAAGAATAAAAAATGATTTTCATCCACATTGATATTTTCATTTTCTAAATGCAATATCTTAGTACCCTTAGTTACTAAAATCAAACTATTTGAAGAAAGGATAATTTCATTTTTGTGTTGTGGCTCTTTTTGTATATAAGTAAAAAAAGAAAAGTTTTCTGACATAAGTTTATTCATATTTATTTTGCTACTCTTTTGCGAAATTTATTGTATTTTGAACAGATTTTCTAGTCTTTGAAGAGCTCTTCTCTTCTAAAAGCCTTTGCTCTTTTTCTTTTAAAAATACCATTTTAATCTCTTATAAATAAGACTATACACAAAGCTATTCATTACTATTTTTTTATTGTTTTGTCAATTAAAAACTACAAAATAAACATAATCTTAAAATAGTGTTACAAAAATACTCAAATACTATTGACTTGTTTTAATTTTTTTTGTATACTTCTTAAAATAGTCAAAAAAAAAGGCAAAGTGTACGCCAATACACTCTGCCTTTTACTTACGAATAATTCGTTCAAATTAATGGATTATACCAAAAGTATTCTTTTTTGTCTATAAATTAAAAAAAAGGATACAAATGATTCAAAGAATCATCGATAACATCAGAACTATTGTTGATACAATCATATTAATTATTGATGTAGCAGAATATATTCCAAGTATATAAACGATGAAGTTTCTTCATCTTTTATATTTACATTAAAAGTTCTTAATCAAATCCACATAAACATCAGTTAAACCTTCTACTTCTTTAACTGTTGTTCTCTCACCTACAGAGTGAATAGTATCATTGATAACACCAAACTCGATAGCTTCTATTCCAAATGCTCCAAAATATCTAGCATCAGAAGTTCCACCAGCAGTTGAGTGTTTTGTAGTTACGCCAAGTATCTTTTGGATTGAAGTTTCCATAGCTTTTACTACTTTTGATTCTTTGTTTGTAACAAATGGAAAAGAGCCTTGTGTAGTTCTAAAGTCATACTCTAAACCTTCAAGATTTTTATTGATAAACTCTTCTACTGATTCTCTTGTAGTATTTGTTGAGTTTCTTACATTGAACATAAGTTTTAACTCATTTGGAGTTACGTTTGTAACTTGCATACCACCTCTTATATCTGTGATTACCATTTTACTAGGAGCAAAGTATTCATCTCCATCATCAAGATTATGACCAGCTATTTTAGGAAGTACATGGGCAAAGTTATGTACTGGATTTATACACTTTTCAGGATATGCAGCATGACCTTGCTTTCCTTTGATAGTGATATATCCATTGATACTTCCACGTCTACCTACTTTGATTGCATCACCAAAAACCTCTTCACAAGTTGGTTCTGCTACCACTGCGTATTGAGGTATAAAGTCAATCTCTTTTAAGTGTTCTAAGGCTTTGATAGTTCCATAAGTTCCTTCACCTTCTTCATCACTTGTCATTAAAATTGAAAGTGTTCCATCAAAGTTTTGTGCATGTTTACAAGCATATAAAAAAGCTGCATCCCCACTTTTCATATCTTGAGATCCACGTGCAGTTATCACACCATCTATGATATCAGCTGCAAATGGGTCAACATCCCAACCCTCACCTGGAGGTACTACATCAATATGTCCTGCAAAACATAAGTGCTGTGGATTGTCATTAAACTTTTTATAATAAAATCTATTTTTTGTATCTTCTCTATCGATATTTATACAAGTCCATTCCTCACCTAAATACTCTTCTATAAAATCAAATGCTCCATCATCATCAGGAGTAACAGATTTAAACCTTAATAATTTTTGAAATAATTCTATAACTGTCATTTTGTTCCTTTATTGTAAACGGATTGTAGCTAATATTTAGTTATAATAATATTGAATACATAAAAAGGCTATGCCATGAAAAAAAATAAATTAGCTTTAATACTATCATCTATATTAATCATCTACTCAATCTTAGGTTTTGTTGCTGTTCCAAAAATAGTTAAACCTATTATTATAGATAATATAAATGCAAATATTACACAAAAAGCAAGCTTAGAAAAAGTATCTTTCAATCCGTTTTTACTTACGGTATCACTGGAAAACCTAAAAATCCAAGATAAGGAAGAAACGACATTTTCTATTGATTCATTGACTATTGATTTCAATCTTTTTAGAACTATTAGTGAAAGACACTTAGCTTTCCAAGATTTACAGTTAGTTAATCCTTATATTCATGTTATTGAAAATGAAGATAAGAGTTTCAACCTAGAAAAACTAGTTAAACCAAGTGAAGAAACTACTTCAAAAGAAGAGACTCAAGCAAGTGAAACAACAGAGCCAATCAAGTTTCAGATTTACAAAACAGCTATTCAAAAAGCTAAAATCAAGTTCACAAAACTACAAAAAGATAAAAAACCTTTTGTAGTAAATATCAAAGAGTTTAACTATACATTCTATGATATGGGTACATTTAGAAATATCTTAGCCTCACATAGTTTAGATATTTTGATAAACAAACACACAAGACTAGATATAAATGGTGGACTTAGAGTTCATCCTTTCCATATGTATGGAAATGTAAAGCTTTCAAGTCTTAGACCAAGTGAGTTTTTACCATATAAAGAAGAGTTATTTAACTTCAAACTAACAGATGAGACAAATATTGATTTAGCTTTTGGATATAACGTAGATACTAAAAAAGAGTTAGATATAAAAATCAATAACCTAGACTTTGCACTTACAAACCTAAATATCATGCAAAACAAACACTCAACGGTATATTTAAAAGCCCTTAAAATACAGGACTTAAATCTTAACTACCCAGAAAATAATTTAGATATTCAAGCTTTCACTTTAGAGCAACTAAACACAAAGATTATCAAAGATAAAAAAGAAGTTATAAACCTTACAAAACTTGTAAATATCGAAGAAGAGAAAACTTCAAAAAAAACAGAAGAAACAAAAGTACAAACTGAAACTTCTAAGCCATGGAAAGTAAACTTAGCTAACATAAATATAAATAATACAAAAGTATTATTTGATGATCAAAAAGCTTTACTTTCAACTATGATAAAAGACATAAACCTTCAAGGGAAAAGTTTAAAAGTTAACAACAAAGATATTACACTAGAAGAACTATCTTTAAAAAACAGTTTAGATTTTAAAGATACAAAAAACAAACTTGAAGTAAGCACTCTAAACAATAGCTTCTCAGTAAGAAACATCTCTACAGATACAATAAACAATCAAGTAAGCTATCTTGATTTAAAATCACAAGAGATAAAAGTATCTGACAAGAAATCAAAAACTTATATCACTACAAAAAACTTTGATATAAATATCAATGAAGTGAAAAATAAAAATCAAGATGTAGAAATATCAAAAGTAAGTCTAAATAGACCAACTATTTTAATTGATGATAAAAAAACAGATAAAAAGATTTCAATAAACAAACTTCTTATTGATGTAAATAAAATCAAAAAAGTAGGTACTAAAGTTACGGTTGATAATGTAAAAGTAAATGAACCAAGCTTTAGCTTTAAGGACAACAAAGCAAAAACTGATATTCAAGCAAAAGATATCAATCTATTAGTAAATAAAATAACTCATAATAACAACGAATTAAAGATTGTCTCATCTTCTATAAACAAACCTTTTATAGCAGTTACACTAGGAAAACAAGCTAAGAAAAAAGAAGAAGAGAAAAAGAAAGTAGCTAAAAAAACAGTTGCTAAAAAAGAGAAAAGCAACTTCTCGTTTGATATTGGTCCAGTTAAAATCAAAAATGCTCAAATGGTATTCCAAGATAAAAACCTACCAATACCATTTAAAACAAATATATCAAAACTACATGGAGACTTTTCAAGACTTCACTCTAGTTCTTCAAAACCAACAAAACTTCAACTTGAAGGAAAAGTTGATAAATATGGTTATACAAAAATCACAGGAACAGTAGATATAAATGATATAAAACTTTTAACTGATACAACTATTTTATTTAAAAATATTGCTATTAAAAACTTCACTCCATACTCTGGAAAGTTTGTGGGAAGAGAGATAGATAGTGGTAAATTAAACCTTGATTTAAAATACAATATTAGAAAATCAAATCTTGATGCAAAGAACTCTATTATAATCAGTGATATAAAACTTGGAAAACAAGTACAAAGTGAAGATGCAGCAAACTTACCACTTGATTTAGCAATTGCTCTTTTAGAAAATAGTGATGGTGTTATTGATTTAGAACTTCCTATTACGGGAAATGTAGATGACCCACAATTTGCTATTGCTCCAATTGTATGGAAAGTATTTACAAACCTAATAGTTAAAGCTATATCTTCACCATTTACACTATTAGCATCAGTTCTTGGAATAGAAGCAGATGAGATTAAAAGTATTGATTTTGAGTATGGAAATACTACAATTATAGCCTCAGAAAAAGAAGCCTTAGATAATATTGCAAAAATTCTTGCAAAGAAGAAAAGACTTGCTATAAATGTATCTCCGTCATATCATCAAACATATGACACCCTTGCAATACAAGATAAAAAGTTTGATAAGTTCTTAGAAAAAAGAATGAAAAAAATAGTAAAAGGTGATGAATACAAAGAAGCACTTGAAGACCTTTTTGAAGAAACATTTAAAGATAAAGATTTAGATGATATAGAAGAGATGTTTGAAAAAACTGATAAAAAAGGTAAAAAATACTTTGATAACAAAGCTTATGTTGAGTATCTAAGAAAAACTCTAGCTAGTCTACAAAAAGTTTCTACAAATGAGCTTGAGACATTAGCTAAAACAAGAAGTCAAAATATTTTAGACTACTTAATCAAAGAGAAAAAAGTAGAAAAAAATGCAATTGTAATTGATAAAAAAACCAATGTACAAATCGATGAAAAAGATAAATGGTCAACATTTAACTTAAGTGTATCAGTAAAAAAGTAAAATAAGTTAAAATTATATATTAACTATTTTATTTACTTATAATTATTATAATAGTAATATTCTTTTAAATATAAACAAAAAGGAATATTACTATGAAAAAAACACTACTTCTAATCCTTGCTATTGCTCTATTCTTTGCCTATGGAATCTATGAACAAGTTAACAAAAAAACTATCAAATCAAAAAGAGTAGCTTGCCAAGAGCAAACAACTACCTTTGAAAAAATATCAAATAAAGACAAAATCAAAGAAGCAATAAACTTATTAAAAACTCAAAATATAAAAATGACTTCAGATATTGAGTACTCTACAATTATGAAATCAGTTTTAATAAATCATTACTCAAAAGAGAACCTACAAACAGATGTAGATGAAGTTCTTAGTTCATATTTCACTTCAAATAAAGATTTAAAAAAGAAACTTGAAATAGATTATTATATATATGAAAATGACAAAGAAGACAAAGGCAAAAAAAATAAAAAAGCGAAACTATATGCTGGTTATTTAGTGTTTGAGTTTAAAGTTGATGAAAAGCAAGTATATAAGATTCAGACTGATTATATGAAAGAAGATGGAAATGACATAAAACAAAGAATAGAATGTGTATTTAAATCATTCATTTCTTTATAATTAAAGTAGAACAATTTTAAAAAGAACTGCAGAGAGAAAAGTAGAAAATAGTGTAATAGCAATTATAATTTCAATAGACAAGTCTGACTCCTAATATGATAAATATTAGGAATTATAGTCAGACAAAGTATCAGAAAAGTAATATTTTATTTTTGATGTAAATATACATCTCTTATAGGGAAAGGAATCTCAATAGAGTTTTTCTTTAGAGTCTCAAAAATAGCAAAGTTTACTTTGTATTGTGTCTCAAAATAGTTGTTTGTTTTTGCCCAATATCTATACTCAACATTTACAGAAGAGTCACCAAACTCTTTTATCCCAACTTGAGGTTTAGCTTCTTTAGAGATAAACTCATCAAACTTATTTAACTCATTTAAAATCAAAGAGATAGTTTTGTCCATGTCACTATCATAGGCAACACCAATTGTTGCTTCTACAATTCTATAATCAAAAGAGTTAACAATAACCTCTCCAATAATATATTTGTTTGGAACTGTTATTTGCTCACCATCCTCTGTTAAAAGTACTGTATAGCCTAGTTTTATCTCTTCTACAACTCCAAATACATCTTGTACTGTAATCGTATTTCCTACAATAAAAGGTCTAGTGATAATAATAGAAAGCCCTGCTCCATAGTTTGACAGTGTTCCTTGTAAAGCAAGTCCTGCACCAAGTGAAGCAGCACCAATACCAGCAATAAATGGAGTTAAGGTAATACCTAGTTTTCCAACTGCAATTATCACGGCACCAATTATAATTGCAAATCTAACAGCATTTACAATAAATTTTGTAAGAGTTACATCTAGATTATTTTTATCACAAAGTCTTTGTACCGCTTCTGATACTTTTTTACCTATGTAAAACCCAAGTATTAAGATTATTATAGCACCAAGAATTTGGAAACTATAATTCATAAAAAACTCGATTAAAAGATTATATACCTTTTGTATTGATTGGATTTCTTGTTCCATTTGTTCCATACTTTTCCCTTATAGTTTTATAACTTTTGCACCAAAACCACCACTACTTGGGTG
This window of the Arcobacter sp. F155 genome carries:
- a CDS encoding GyrI-like domain-containing protein, translating into MKVKYLEKFYVAGITTRTNNEKELNEETAQIPALWDKYAEENIEGKTFNKAKSMAMYGVYNKYESDVNSDYDYTIAVEVTKPKNAITIEKDKYLVFTKNGEFPEVVIEAWKDVWDYFASEACEYERAYNYDFEKYAKEDEIEIYISIK
- a CDS encoding zinc ribbon domain-containing protein YjdM, with the protein product MEQLPNCPKCNSEYTYEDGSLLICPECAHEWSKDAVETEDEDTLVVKDANGTILQDGDDVTVIKDLKVKGSSSGIKVGTKVKGIRLVEGNDGHNIDCKISGVGAIKLKQEFVKKSN
- the dapE gene encoding succinyl-diaminopimelate desuccinylase, translating into MTVIELFQKLLRFKSVTPDDDGAFDFIEEYLGEEWTCINIDREDTKNRFYYKKFNDNPQHLCFAGHIDVVPPGEGWDVDPFAADIIDGVITARGSQDMKSGDAAFLYACKHAQNFDGTLSILMTSDEEGEGTYGTIKALEHLKEIDFIPQYAVVAEPTCEEVFGDAIKVGRRGSINGYITIKGKQGHAAYPEKCINPVHNFAHVLPKIAGHNLDDGDEYFAPSKMVITDIRGGMQVTNVTPNELKLMFNVRNSTNTTRESVEEFINKNLEGLEYDFRTTQGSFPFVTNKESKVVKAMETSIQKILGVTTKHSTAGGTSDARYFGAFGIEAIEFGVINDTIHSVGERTTVKEVEGLTDVYVDLIKNF
- a CDS encoding aspartate/glutamate racemase family protein translates to MKTIGLLGGMSWESTALYYKQINEEVKKQLGGLHSAKVVIYSVDFGEIEKLQHEGKWDETAKILSEAARNIQNASANFLVICTNTMHKVAPTIQENIDIPILHIANATGKKLQEDGIKKVGLLGTAFTMQQDFYKNSIQDNFDIEVIVPNDEDIKIVHEIIYEELCKGEIKESSKKEYLRIIDSLENKGAQGVILGCTEIGMLVSQKDTQTKLFDTTYIHAIEAVNKALN
- a CDS encoding aldo/keto reductase, with translation MPNMIYGTAWKKENTASLVEEALLCGFKAIDTACQPKHYREDLVGIGLENAIKNGIKREDIFIQTKFTPIAGQDRTNMPYEASDDILTQLEKSFYKSKQNLKVDFIDSYLIHSPFAPLEDLIKVYKTMEEFVISGEVGQIGISNCYDINLLAYLYDIAKVKPKVIQNRFYAETSYDKEIREFARQKGIMYQSFWSLTANPQLLKLDEIQTLAKNYKRTVPQIFYKFLNHLGITPLNGTTSKTHMQQDLDIKSFSLEEDEVNSILRYI
- a CDS encoding mechanosensitive ion channel family protein yields the protein MEQMEQEIQSIQKVYNLLIEFFMNYSFQILGAIIILILGFYIGKKVSEAVQRLCDKNNLDVTLTKFIVNAVRFAIIIGAVIIAVGKLGITLTPFIAGIGAASLGAGLALQGTLSNYGAGLSIIITRPFIVGNTITVQDVFGVVEEIKLGYTVLLTEDGEQITVPNKYIIGEVIVNSFDYRIVEATIGVAYDSDMDKTISLILNELNKFDEFISKEAKPQVGIKEFGDSSVNVEYRYWAKTNNYFETQYKVNFAIFETLKKNSIEIPFPIRDVYLHQK
- a CDS encoding helix-turn-helix transcriptional regulator, whose protein sequence is MNKLMSENFSFFTYIQKEPQHKNEIILSSNSLILVTKGTKILHLENENINVDENHFLFLKSGSYLMSEVLDEYYEAMIFNYDDSVLLEFISKYNITFSKELISEVNILKLKKTAELKILIDSTCDYMRNTAIQNDQLIKLKLEEAFLNILNSSLAKEFKGFLYSIYKNNSFKILLEKHFSYEDNILDLADELKMTPLAFRQKFKEVYNTTPKKWQVLKRLEKAKVLLENTPKNVSEVCIECGFDNLSWFIQAFKKQYNLTPKQIKNNKN
- a CDS encoding YbhB/YbcL family Raf kinase inhibitor-like protein gives rise to the protein MRKILFAITFIALSLFAENFTLKSSSLKGQLTKAQEFNGFGCSGENISPDLAWENAPKETKSFAVTVYDPDAPTGSGWWHWVVFDIPKDKLSLEKGFGSKEDKEIIQSVTNYGKTGFGGACPPKGDKAHRYIFTVYALDTDKLGLDKNTNPAIVGYYLNTHALAKASLISYYKK
- a CDS encoding YnfA family protein; this translates as MGLEFAIYFLAAFFEILGCYSFWMVFKLQKSSLWLFTGVVSLVFFAYLLTKVNLEFAGRAYAIYGGIYIISSLVWLFLVEKQAFNKWDIIGSLVVFAGICIILFGNQKAISSI
- a CDS encoding DUF748 domain-containing protein, translated to MKKNKLALILSSILIIYSILGFVAVPKIVKPIIIDNINANITQKASLEKVSFNPFLLTVSLENLKIQDKEETTFSIDSLTIDFNLFRTISERHLAFQDLQLVNPYIHVIENEDKSFNLEKLVKPSEETTSKEETQASETTEPIKFQIYKTAIQKAKIKFTKLQKDKKPFVVNIKEFNYTFYDMGTFRNILASHSLDILINKHTRLDINGGLRVHPFHMYGNVKLSSLRPSEFLPYKEELFNFKLTDETNIDLAFGYNVDTKKELDIKINNLDFALTNLNIMQNKHSTVYLKALKIQDLNLNYPENNLDIQAFTLEQLNTKIIKDKKEVINLTKLVNIEEEKTSKKTEETKVQTETSKPWKVNLANININNTKVLFDDQKALLSTMIKDINLQGKSLKVNNKDITLEELSLKNSLDFKDTKNKLEVSTLNNSFSVRNISTDTINNQVSYLDLKSQEIKVSDKKSKTYITTKNFDININEVKNKNQDVEISKVSLNRPTILIDDKKTDKKISINKLLIDVNKIKKVGTKVTVDNVKVNEPSFSFKDNKAKTDIQAKDINLLVNKITHNNNELKIVSSSINKPFIAVTLGKQAKKKEEEKKKVAKKTVAKKEKSNFSFDIGPVKIKNAQMVFQDKNLPIPFKTNISKLHGDFSRLHSSSSKPTKLQLEGKVDKYGYTKITGTVDINDIKLLTDTTILFKNIAIKNFTPYSGKFVGREIDSGKLNLDLKYNIRKSNLDAKNSIIISDIKLGKQVQSEDAANLPLDLAIALLENSDGVIDLELPITGNVDDPQFAIAPIVWKVFTNLIVKAISSPFTLLASVLGIEADEIKSIDFEYGNTTIIASEKEALDNIAKILAKKKRLAINVSPSYHQTYDTLAIQDKKFDKFLEKRMKKIVKGDEYKEALEDLFEETFKDKDLDDIEEMFEKTDKKGKKYFDNKAYVEYLRKTLASLQKVSTNELETLAKTRSQNILDYLIKEKKVEKNAIVIDKKTNVQIDEKDKWSTFNLSVSVKK
- a CDS encoding SLC13 family permease, with the protein product MIKNIAFICIPLFLYFILNSFIGETKDLILITLILSTIAYWATNIIPLYFSSLIFLFTCLVFALSPKEIVFSGFSSSAFWLVFSGMLIATAIKNVNLNNRFSNFFSIIKDISYLKLLIYISIFSVAFSFLMPSSVVRVVLLVPLAITIAKALGFEEKDKGYIGILLTFILCTSIPAFTVLPANVPNMILGGLTKEIYDFELLFSHYLLSNFFVLGFLKNIIIVALIYLFFKDKIKHNKLKKENSSFSKNEKIVMITLSIMLLFWLTDFIHKISPSVIAMIGVLFLAYPSINIIKSKDINSINFSSLIFVAAIISLGSIVANNEFIKESLLNIINLYTPSEHELYDYIKITTLMSLSGIIITQPTIPAIFTPMAEHLSSISSFSLNEIFMMQVAAFSNVYFPFQAPPLAVGLALSGIKQKYMLKVVLVLAIISIVFLYPLEFYWMKFIA